In the Carboxydothermus hydrogenoformans Z-2901 genome, one interval contains:
- the ilvN gene encoding acetolactate synthase small subunit — translation MRHTLAVLVENNPGVLARVAGLFSRRGYNIDSLAVGRTENPDISRMTIVVEGDDRVLEQVVKQLRKLVDVIKVQDITSEQYVSRELLLLKVHADSNTRGEIMQIVEIFRARIVDIGPKTLTIEATGDEDKIEAIENALRPFGIKELVRTGKIALLRGSRTSNINGVKEEE, via the coding sequence ATGCGGCATACCCTGGCAGTATTGGTGGAAAACAATCCTGGGGTTTTAGCAAGGGTGGCGGGGCTTTTTAGCCGCCGGGGCTATAACATTGATAGCCTTGCGGTGGGCAGGACGGAAAATCCGGATATTTCCCGGATGACCATTGTGGTGGAAGGGGATGACCGGGTTTTAGAGCAGGTAGTAAAGCAACTGAGAAAGTTAGTTGATGTAATCAAAGTTCAGGACATTACCTCCGAACAGTATGTGAGCCGGGAGCTTTTGCTTTTAAAAGTTCATGCGGATTCCAATACCCGGGGGGAAATTATGCAAATAGTAGAAATCTTCCGGGCCCGGATTGTGGATATTGGGCCCAAAACCCTGACCATTGAAGCTACCGGTGATGAAGATAAAATCGAAGCTATTGAAAATGCATTAAGGCCTTTTGGTATTAAAGAGCTGGTACGCACCGGAAAAATTGCCCTGCTGCGGGGCTCCAGAACTTCAAATATAAATGGAGTAAAGGAGGAGGAATAA